The genome window TGCCGCCCGTCCACTGGATGCGCACAACGTTCTGGGGCGGGATTTGGCGTTGTTCGCGGTAGTAGTTGCCGAGCTCCAGTGAATTCGTGCTGTTCGCGTTTACGATGATGACCGTGTTGAGCGGTCCGCCACCGGCGAGGGTTTGATTGGAAGGAAACAACACCATCAGGCAAACCGCGGCCATGATCCCGAGTTGGCGGTACAGCTTCTGCATTGCGTGCGGCAAATTAAACCAGAGTCACGCCAATACGCCAGCACTGTTGAAGTGAAAGGAAAAAGGGCCGGCTCGAAAAATCGAACCGACCCTTCCGGGGTGTGGGGCGAACAGGGTTTACTTGCGAAGCCGGAACACGAGTCCCAGCGCGGCGAGGCCAAGCAGCGCGAAGCTGGTGGGCTCAGGAATCACCTGCAACTGCAGGCTTGTTGTCCGGCTCACGACGGTCGAGAGACCGGGCGCGAGGCTGAAGTCCCATTGAAGGGCCCAGCTGACGTCGCCAGGACCGGCGGCGCCATTGTTGTTAAGGTTATCCATGGACCCATTGCTGAGCTTGCCCAGCAAGGCCCCGGTGGTGTCGCTCTCGATTCGGTTGGCGCCCGGTGCAAAGATCGATTGCGCCAGAGCCACGGAGGGGTCTTCCTGATTTGCCAGGAAGTAGCTCCCGCCGAATGAGGCGAACTGGACGGCGTCGTTGCCGGGGGTGCCGCCCAGGTCATAGTCCTGGAACGAATAGAGGCGAATGTTCAGGAGCGACCCTGAGGTGTTGATGATGCGAACCGTCTCGGTGAGCGTTGATGCGCCGCTGCCGATGGTTTGGCCGGTCAGCCGGTAATCCAATTGCAGGGTGAATTGCGCCCCGGCGAAGGTGGCGGTGACACCGCGCGTTCCGTCGTAGAGCGACAGTGTTGCGGGTCCCAGGCTCGAGACCGAGCTTTCCGCTCCGGCGCCAACGCCGAAGTAGAGGCCGCCCGAGTTGAGCTGGTTCAATCCGTCGACGAGAAACGACGACTGGATGGACGCCACCCCGAAGTTGAACTGCGCGGTTGAGTTAAGATCTTGAAGCGTAGCTACTTGCGCGTGAGCCGCTCCACAGGCACTGGCGAGGACCAGTGCGATACAGCCTGCGGAAAGTTTCCCCTCCGCCGCTCTTCTTCTGAATTGCGAACGTGATGCCATGTTGTCTCCTGTTGGTTCTAAGTTCCGAATATTCCCGAGGGTTAACCCCGCACGTCTGGTTCGGACGCAGGCGCAGTAGTGGCTTCGCGCCTTTGCGGGATATCTCGTGAACGGGCTCCATCAGCTCACAGCGCGTCAACTTTGTCAATGGGCCGATGAAAGTTTCGCTCAATGCGGCTGAGGACGTCGTCAGGGGTATGGTACCAATCCTTCGTTAAAACGATTAGAAACTGCCAGCCGAACGCCTTTAGGATGCCCGGCTGCATCAGGTAACGGTCCAGCAGATTGGGATTGGCATAGTGCGCGTCGGTGTCCACCAGGATGCCCAGTTGATAAAGGCCATCATTCTTGCGGGACACGGCCAGGTCACAACGGAATCGCGATTGGCCGACGTTCAAGTCAACAGCGTAACCCCGGGACCGCAGCGCATTCGCGAGATCCGAGACGACGGCATCGCTCCTGTTCAATGGCTCCAGGGCTTTCCGCGAAAGCGGATTCAGATTTTCAAGGATGCGCCGCGCGCTGGCGCTGTCGCCTTTTGAAACGGCCTCTGCGTATTCCAGGAAACATTTAAGGCTCTTTGCGCCATCGTTGTAATCATTGGTGATGTCGTGATGACGAATTGAACTCACAATGGCCATGTGATGCTTCGCCCGGGAGAAGATCACATTCAGCCGCTTTGCGCCGCCACGCTGGTTGATCGGCCCGAAGTTCATCAGCATCCGCCCGGCGGCATCGGGCCCGTAGCAGACGCTCATGATGATGATGTCGCGTTCATCACCCTGCACGTTTTCCAGGTTCTTCACGAACAGCCCGCTGAATACATCGTTCTCTTCACGGACGTATTCGGCTTCCAATCGCGTTGAAAAGTCGCTGTCCTCCTCCGCAAGCGTGCTGAGCGCGTTCTCAAGTTCCGTCTGCTGTGCCTCCGAGAACGCCACAATGCCGATGCTCATTCCGTTTTCCTCCTTCAAGAGGCCCCTGACAAGCTGCGCAATGTATGCGGCTTCGGCTGGATTCGTACGGTCCTGGTAGACGCCGTTTTCCATGAAATGAAAGCTGATGCTGCGGGCGAGCAGCGCTGCCACGTGGGCTGGCGCCTGCCCAGCCGCGCTGACGCGAAGTTCCTCCTGGTTGTCCACGACACGCTGACGGTCGGGAATCGTAAACAGATTTCCACTGTAGAAGGCGGCGTTGGAAAAACTGATGAGTGACTCGTATCGGCTGCGATAATGCCAGGCCAGCAGAGTCGAAGGCAGGTTTTGCGCGGATTGCGTGAGGAAGCTGTCCGAATCGAGGTCCATCTCAAATCGTTCTCCTTCCTCCTCAACCACCACGCCAGCCTCCTCCGTGCGGCTGGCCGCAAAGAACGTGGTGGGCGGCAATTGCATTTCATCTCCCACAACAATGACCTGATTCGAACGATAAAGGGCGGGGACGGCTTCCTCGATTGGAATCTGGCTCGCTTCATCAAAGATCACGACGTCGAACAGGTTGGAATCGAGGGGAAGCGTGTCCGAGACGCTGAGCGGGCTCATCAGCCAGACAGGTTTCAGATCCTGGATGACCTTGCCGGTGTCGCCGCCCGCGAGGTCGCGAATGGACTTGTAGCGCATCGTTTTTCCGAACTCGTGCTCCAGGTCGCGCCGGCCTGCGCCATAGGATTTCTTGAACGCCTTCTGTTCCGGGTCCAGTTGCGATGCTGTAAGCGAGGAGGTGTGGACGTGTTCGAGAAAAGTTTTGCGAACCGAATCGCGGATTCGCCGCGCGTTCAGGGAGAGCCACTCAGCGTGACGTTTCTCCAGTTGTTCCATCTTGCGCGCCAGCGTCCTCCCATCAAACCGGTTCACGGCGCGTTCGCAACGATACACCTGGTTCAGGCTCTTGCGGCCGATCGCCGCTTCCAGTTCGTCCAGTGGAATCTCGGTTCCCCGCTGTGCGCGGCTGAATGGTTCCGGAAGTTCCGCCAAATCGCCGAGCATCGGCGACATCTCCGCCACGATTCCCATTAGCTCCCGCAGAGTCTTGAGCCTTTGCGAGAGCTCAGGGAAATCGAAGCCTGTGTGCTCCATCAGCAACGAGCGCAGCGTGGAGTTCAAGTCTGTGAACTGCGGCTGAATGGACACCAGATTTTCAATTACGGTTTTTGCATCACCGGCATCCAAGAGTTGGTGGATCAGCGCCTTGACTGACGCATGGCCTGTGGACTCATCGCTTCTTAGTTGCTCGATCAAGGAACGGAATGCCTGCGCATCGTCCGTCCGCCATGCCTTGCGGGCCCGTTCACAGGCTGCATCGAATCCCGCCTGCGCCTCGTGGCGGCTGGCAAGTTCCTGCAGGATTTGAGTCCAGGCCGGCATCACGGCGTGCCTTGAGAAATCGTAACGTGCGCCGAGCGTTTTTTTGAGACGCCAGAAGGAAGGTTTGAAGAATTTGAAAACGGAGTTCTCGAATCGGGTTGCCTGCGCAAGCGCAGCGCGGGTGTCATCGGGTGCAAGGGGATCGCTCCACGCGCTGGTTTTTTGCTGTGCCTGTGTGAGCGCGCGGGCTGCGGCGTCGAGTTCTCCCGTCACCTGCGCAAAGGCATCCGCGGCCGGGTTCTTATCTGTCAGAATTCCCAAGAGCCCTCGCTCGGCGAGCGGATGCGCGCGAACGGCGAATGCGAGTATGGCGTCCACCTCTTCAAATGTATCCCACAGACCGTTCGGAAGCCCCGGCGTTGACAGCGCTGTCTGAATGCGATCCAACAGATTCTCGGCCTTGTCGAGCAGGGTGTTCAGGGTTTCAATCGGACGATCCGCCTGCAGCACCTCCCTGCTTAGCCAGCGCAGCGGATGCTTCCCAAAACAAAGATCCTGCCCAAGGTCAACGAAGGT of Verrucomicrobiia bacterium contains these proteins:
- a CDS encoding AAA domain-containing protein, producing the protein MSEVFEAPFLKLLASGADRGGFQTDDVLPAVLPLMKQVLATHQAGCVAPLNGIQRLTLTDGRQLAFAPADAVTPRKNNARVEALQASVSRALDVVGDWSRTADIDNSSLKVSDLRVGSGSGPIEHPVFLPDYRSWEHAVDHHDESTDIFSLGMLLASLACGLDFTDPEELEVFAANRTNLFAINRRINPVVASVIVQMTELNRHKRAPDLGQVISRLENYREQAPDLDFSRMEGFKESGVAGRRRMIQSHLRDRLFEITRRNRLIYFKSTLQTLNLTVASVPLLLDYRNIKLEQLFVWHPDLANSITRGEPMSLGKYLRFEDAPYIPGVLDKIISEARRARAEFGFAQLRLVLCFLRWNNLKEAPGERIHSPLLLLPVELTRKQGVRDNYVLDPATSEAEVNPALRHHLKDLYNLDLPETIDLAETSLDGFCERLRTQIQASEPGVTLNKIDRPQIELIHEKARQRMDQYRRRLKAQAKRTQSAAKTEYSYDREHFRPLGLQLFIEKVRPRPMPLRDVMGAAPLPRLPHIVEPPSPPNTGNVLEKEQQMIAIRDGDSGNPYSWDFDLCSLTLGNFNYRKMTLVRDYANLIETDMGSEAFDTVFSLTPRPPEAALAPLELADQHLIISCDAAQATAITRARTGASYIIQGPPGTGKSQTITNLIADYVARGKRVLFVCEKRAAIDVVFHRLRRLGLDELCCLIHDSQTDKKAFIQNLKQTYERFLDQGNPDENAENNCASALRAMEQDLAVLRQFSSVMRESNAHTGIAVRALLHRLVELRGSARELPPAIEEILPEYPLWLKHGEVVERLRATFVDLGQDLCFGKHPLRWLSREVLQADRPIETLNTLLDKAENLLDRIQTALSTPGLPNGLWDTFEEVDAILAFAVRAHPLAERGLLGILTDKNPAADAFAQVTGELDAAARALTQAQQKTSAWSDPLAPDDTRAALAQATRFENSVFKFFKPSFWRLKKTLGARYDFSRHAVMPAWTQILQELASRHEAQAGFDAACERARKAWRTDDAQAFRSLIEQLRSDESTGHASVKALIHQLLDAGDAKTVIENLVSIQPQFTDLNSTLRSLLMEHTGFDFPELSQRLKTLRELMGIVAEMSPMLGDLAELPEPFSRAQRGTEIPLDELEAAIGRKSLNQVYRCERAVNRFDGRTLARKMEQLEKRHAEWLSLNARRIRDSVRKTFLEHVHTSSLTASQLDPEQKAFKKSYGAGRRDLEHEFGKTMRYKSIRDLAGGDTGKVIQDLKPVWLMSPLSVSDTLPLDSNLFDVVIFDEASQIPIEEAVPALYRSNQVIVVGDEMQLPPTTFFAASRTEEAGVVVEEEGERFEMDLDSDSFLTQSAQNLPSTLLAWHYRSRYESLISFSNAAFYSGNLFTIPDRQRVVDNQEELRVSAAGQAPAHVAALLARSISFHFMENGVYQDRTNPAEAAYIAQLVRGLLKEENGMSIGIVAFSEAQQTELENALSTLAEEDSDFSTRLEAEYVREENDVFSGLFVKNLENVQGDERDIIIMSVCYGPDAAGRMLMNFGPINQRGGAKRLNVIFSRAKHHMAIVSSIRHHDITNDYNDGAKSLKCFLEYAEAVSKGDSASARRILENLNPLSRKALEPLNRSDAVVSDLANALRSRGYAVDLNVGQSRFRCDLAVSRKNDGLYQLGILVDTDAHYANPNLLDRYLMQPGILKAFGWQFLIVLTKDWYHTPDDVLSRIERNFHRPIDKVDAL
- a CDS encoding PEP-CTERM sorting domain-containing protein, whose translation is MASRSQFRRRAAEGKLSAGCIALVLASACGAAHAQVATLQDLNSTAQFNFGVASIQSSFLVDGLNQLNSGGLYFGVGAGAESSVSSLGPATLSLYDGTRGVTATFAGAQFTLQLDYRLTGQTIGSGASTLTETVRIINTSGSLLNIRLYSFQDYDLGGTPGNDAVQFASFGGSYFLANQEDPSVALAQSIFAPGANRIESDTTGALLGKLSNGSMDNLNNNGAAGPGDVSWALQWDFSLAPGLSTVVSRTTSLQLQVIPEPTSFALLGLAALGLVFRLRK